TAAAATCGCTAGAACAATCAAGGCAGCAAGGCCAAACATTGCGTTTGAAACAATCGCGCGCTCAGAGGAGAGTGCAAAGTCTTGGCGCTTAAAGCGATAGGCAATCACACCAGAGATTAGCCCCCACAGCGCAGCCGCCCAGGCAATTAGCAAAAATAGATGTCCGGGGTGAAGCAGCGAAAAAAATTGTGGGGTTAGTTCAGCCATACACGCTACTAGTTTGAGCCTGTTTGGCTGGGGTTACTATAAGTCGGTGGTTCATATTTTGAAGGACACTGGGTTAACAAAGTCTTAGCCTCAAAACGCCCCTGGCGGAAGTCTCCTTCTAAAATCACGTCTCTACCGGTTTGAAATGTATCTGGCTTAATTCCACGATAAGTTACAGGAATCACCACTGCAGTTGCTAGATCTTTAGATCCCGCATCAGTTGCCTCAAAGCTTAATTTAAATTCAGGCGTCGTCTGGTATTCGATTGCAGCAGTTGCAACCCGCGCTCCGAGTCGGACATTCGGCAAGTCCTGATTTAATTTTACAAGCTCACGCACAGTCATCACAGCTTTAGAAGTTTTCTTAGTAGTTGCAAGCACAAACAAACTGATCGCGAAAATCAGTAAAAATCCTGCAATGATGAATCTAGGTTTCACTAAAATCCCCGCTCTCCGACAGGTTTGAGCACTTGAATGCCCAGTGCTCCCTTAACTTCATAGATTTTATTTCGCACGTGGTCGTCAATCCATTTCTGATCCCACCACTCAAATGGTGTTACCGGAATCCCGTGCAATCTAATTTCAAAATGCAAATGATCTCCACCAGCAAGCCCCGTCGCGCCTGAACGACCAAGGATGTCATTACGCTCCACCTCATTGCCTTCAGTCACTGCAAGGCTGGAAAGATGCCCGTACAAGGTGCAAAGTCCAAAGCCGTGGTCGAGA
The DNA window shown above is from bacterium and carries:
- a CDS encoding cytochrome c maturation protein CcmE; the encoded protein is MKPRFIIAGFLLIFAISLFVLATTKKTSKAVMTVRELVKLNQDLPNVRLGARVATAAIEYQTTPEFKLSFEATDAGSKDLATAVVIPVTYRGIKPDTFQTGRDVILEGDFRQGRFEAKTLLTQCPSKYEPPTYSNPSQTGSN